Below is a window of Candidatus Cloacimonadota bacterium DNA.
TCAAGTTTTCCGAAATTTTCTTGACTGTTATTTGTATTAGACGAAAAAGCGTGAAAAAAATATAAGGATTTAATAATTATGAAAAAAGTATTATTCGTTACTCTCATATCGCTGATGTTTGTAATTTCAGCGTGTGGAAAGAAGGAACAAACATCTGATAAAACCACTATCGAATTTTGGCATGCTATGGGGGGTCCCCTCGGTGACGCACTTACAATAATGATTGATGAGTTCAACAACACTCACGATGATATTTATCTTAAAGCAATTTCAATGGGCAGATATGAAGCATTATCTCAAAAATTAATGGCAGCTATCGTTGCAAACACTCAGCCTGATATGGCTCAAGCTCATGAAAATTGGACTGCAAAATTGATTGGGGGTAAGGCTATCATTCCCATTGAAAAATTTATTAATGGTAAAAACGGTCTTTCAAAAGAAGAATTGGAAGATTTTTATCCTGTTTTTATCAAGAGCAGCACTTTCGGGGATACAATGTGGGCTTTTCCTTTTAACAAGAGCGTTCGGGTTATGTATTACAACAAAGATATGTTCTACAAGAACGGACTCGATATCAACAAACCACCGGAAACGTGGGACGATTTTATCAATATTTGCAAAATACTTACTCAAGATGCAAACGGAGATGGAAAGATCGATCAATGGGGTACAACTTTTGCAACCAGTGTTTGGCAATTTCTAAACCTTCTCCTTGAAGCAGGTGGAAAAATTATTAATGAAGATCAAACAAAATCTTTGCTCAATAGTAAATATGGTATAATGGCTTTAAATTATTTGGATGATCTTCTACACAAATACCGTGTGGCATATCTTTCTACCGGATACGATGGCCAAAACGATTTTTTGGCTAGCAAAGTGGGACTAGTAGAAGGTTCGAGTGTTTCAATGGTTTACTTGCAAAAAGATGGTAGTATTCCATTCAATATTGGTATATCTGCTATTCCTCACAAAAAAACCAAACACAACCTTATCAGCGGAACAAATGTAGTAATTTTCCGAAACGATAAGGACAAGGAAAGCCAGAAACGGCAAGAAGCCTGTTGGAAATTCATCAAGTGGTTTACATCCCCTGAAAAAACAGCCCAATGGGCTAACCTAACATATTATATGCCCGTAAGAAAGAGTGCTTTGAACGATCCGCAACTGCAAGAAAAATTCAAAAAATATCCCGGTTTAAGATCTGTTTTTAATCAACTTGAATTTGCAGAAGTCCCTCCCCAACTTTCGGCCTGGTTTGAAACTAGGGATTTTATTGCAGAGGAAGTATTAGAGAATGTATTCCGAAAACAACTTACTCCCCAGAAAGCTCTGGATAAAGCTTCCAAGCATTTTCAAGAAGCACTTGACGAATAATTAGAATCTGTCCGTAAAGTAGGGATTCGACGCAGATGAACACTGAAAAAACCGATTTTCGCAAGATAAAATTTTTTTGTAAAAAATGTAATATCAGCGTTCATCAGCATAATCAGTGCTTATCTGCGTCGAATCACATTCGGAAAATCATTGCAAAAATGCGAGTTTACGGATGGACACTAATTAATAATTCTCGTTTCCAATAAAACAAAAAGGGAGAGCAGGTTAATGTGCTCTCCCTGAAATTTTTATTAATTTTGTTCAATCTTTACAATTGAGACGATTGTGTTACATTTTTTTTGGAGCTTTTATTCCGAGGATACCAAGACCGTTTGCTAAAACAATTTTCACAACATCTGCCAGATATAATCGAGCTAAGCTTAGTTCCCTATAACGCAAATTGATAATTTTTCGTTTGTGATAAAATTTATGAAAAGCGGAAGCCAAATCCATTAAGTAAGTTGTCATCAAATTAACATCATAAGTTTTGCCGATGTGGGCTATCATTTCGGGATATTTCATCATATTACGAACCAGATCCATCTCTTCTGCGTGTTTTAACTTTTTTAGATATTCCGGTTTAAAATCGTCGAGGATTAATTTTTCGGATTTTGCCATCTTAATCAAACTATTAATGCGTGCGTGTGCATATTGAACATAATAAACAGGATTTTCGGACGATTGCTTTTTTGCCAAGTCCAAATCAAAATCCAAAGGTGTATTTGTCTTACGCATTAGGAAGAAAAAACGAGCAGCATCAGTTCCGACCTCATTTATTAGTTTATTGAGAGTATAAACATTTCCAGCACGTTTTGACATTTTTACTTTCTCTTCATCTAATAAAAGGTTAACTTGTTGCAAAATTATAACATTAAGTTTTTTAATATCGTAACTGAGAATTTTCAAACCGGATTTCAATTTGGAAACATGTCCGTGATGATCCGGACCAAGTACGTCAATCATCAAATGGTAATTGCGTTTGTATTTCGAAATATGATAAGCAAGATCCGGAACAAGATAAGTAGTTGTGCCATCACTTTTCATAATAACTCTGTCCTTACTGTCTCCAAATTTACTCGTTTCCACCCAAACCGCATCATCCTTTTCAAAAGTATATCCTGTTTCGGAAAGGTAGGTCAGCACATCTTCCACACTTCCTTTAGCCCGAAGCTCCTTCTCTGATATCCAATTGTCAAATTTAACATTAAATCTTTCCAAAGCTCTTTTTTGGTTCGCCAAAATATTTCGCAAAGCATAATATTGAATAATAAATAATTTTTTCTTGGCGGAAAAATGAAAGACTGACCCTCTTACACTTTCTAAAATGTCCTTTGCTATATCTATGACATATTCTCCCTTATATCCATCTTCCATCTCCTGAACTTGCATATTCTCAAGTCTGCGTAATTCCACTTCCACAGATTCCACAAGCAGATCAATTTGATGCCCGGCATCATTGATATAATATTCTTTTTCCGTATTGTAGCCCAATTTTTTAAATATATTAGCCAATGAATCTCCATAGGCTGCAGCTCGGGCATTCACTACATTTAGAGGACCGGTAGGATTTGCACTGACGAATTCAAGTAAAATTTTTTTCCCTGCACCTATAGAAGTATTTGTCCCGAAATTATTTTTTTTCTCATGAATCTCCTGCAATGTTTTTCGAAGCATATTATTGGATATATAAAAATTAATAAATCCTGGCTGAACGGCTTCCACTTTGGAAAATACAGTTGATCTTCTAAGATTATCAGATAATATTTTTGCTATTTCAAGAGGATTTTTTTTGTATTTCTTTCCAATTTTTAAGGCAATGTTAGATGAATAGTCGCCATATTTTTTCATTTTTGGATATTTAACTTCGATGAGTGATTTAGCAATTTTCTTAAATCCAGCAGCGATTAGACTCTTTTGTAATTTTTTTTGTATTTGATCAACAAACATAATTATTCCTCATTAGCTTTCTTTCTTGTTTTTGCCAATTTATTTTCAACCATTTCGTTCCAATAATCACCTAATTTATAATATTCGCGAGATTTTTTTTCAAAAATATGCAGAACAATATCACCAAAATCAATGAGTATCCATAAACCGTTTTCCAGTCCCTCTTTGTGATGTAATGGAAGTCCTATTTTCTTGGATTCCGCTAATATATGTTTTCCGATAGATCGAGTATGGATTGAGCCGTTGCCGGAGCAGACCACAAAGCGATCAGTTATATTACTTACTTTAGACACAT
It encodes the following:
- a CDS encoding ABC transporter substrate-binding protein, whose protein sequence is MKKVLFVTLISLMFVISACGKKEQTSDKTTIEFWHAMGGPLGDALTIMIDEFNNTHDDIYLKAISMGRYEALSQKLMAAIVANTQPDMAQAHENWTAKLIGGKAIIPIEKFINGKNGLSKEELEDFYPVFIKSSTFGDTMWAFPFNKSVRVMYYNKDMFYKNGLDINKPPETWDDFINICKILTQDANGDGKIDQWGTTFATSVWQFLNLLLEAGGKIINEDQTKSLLNSKYGIMALNYLDDLLHKYRVAYLSTGYDGQNDFLASKVGLVEGSSVSMVYLQKDGSIPFNIGISAIPHKKTKHNLISGTNVVIFRNDKDKESQKRQEACWKFIKWFTSPEKTAQWANLTYYMPVRKSALNDPQLQEKFKKYPGLRSVFNQLEFAEVPPQLSAWFETRDFIAEEVLENVFRKQLTPQKALDKASKHFQEALDE
- the argS gene encoding arginine--tRNA ligase, with the protein product MFVDQIQKKLQKSLIAAGFKKIAKSLIEVKYPKMKKYGDYSSNIALKIGKKYKKNPLEIAKILSDNLRRSTVFSKVEAVQPGFINFYISNNMLRKTLQEIHEKKNNFGTNTSIGAGKKILLEFVSANPTGPLNVVNARAAAYGDSLANIFKKLGYNTEKEYYINDAGHQIDLLVESVEVELRRLENMQVQEMEDGYKGEYVIDIAKDILESVRGSVFHFSAKKKLFIIQYYALRNILANQKRALERFNVKFDNWISEKELRAKGSVEDVLTYLSETGYTFEKDDAVWVETSKFGDSKDRVIMKSDGTTTYLVPDLAYHISKYKRNYHLMIDVLGPDHHGHVSKLKSGLKILSYDIKKLNVIILQQVNLLLDEEKVKMSKRAGNVYTLNKLINEVGTDAARFFFLMRKTNTPLDFDLDLAKKQSSENPVYYVQYAHARINSLIKMAKSEKLILDDFKPEYLKKLKHAEEMDLVRNMMKYPEMIAHIGKTYDVNLMTTYLMDLASAFHKFYHKRKIINLRYRELSLARLYLADVVKIVLANGLGILGIKAPKKM
- the rsfS gene encoding ribosome silencing factor, which gives rise to MENYSLDEKLEKISQLAKEKKADEIEIIDVSKVSNITDRFVVCSGNGSIHTRSIGKHILAESKKIGLPLHHKEGLENGLWILIDFGDIVLHIFEKKSREYYKLGDYWNEMVENKLAKTRKKANEE